In Nocardioides sp. QY071, a single window of DNA contains:
- a CDS encoding inositol monophosphatase family protein, giving the protein MTNDVEVAISATEAGIAVVRSAYGAPLTRHAKAATDFATNADIDAERAILDVITTARPEDAVEAEESGRSGSSTTSRRWLVDPLCGTLNFAAQTPLVAVNVALLRDARTLIAVSADPIGEELFWTDGQHAAVRMSGGDALLQPTSESRLVDINCDGPLDRPFLGPQLIADPAFRATFGPRVMSTTLALAWVAAGRRAGYLSDGNFVGNVHFAAGIALCRAAGCVVTDLRGGQLEGGRGLIAAADADTHDKLVGLVAPHLEVPGPR; this is encoded by the coding sequence GTGACCAATGACGTCGAGGTAGCCATCTCCGCCACCGAGGCCGGGATCGCCGTGGTGCGCAGCGCCTACGGCGCACCGCTGACCAGACACGCGAAGGCGGCCACAGACTTCGCCACCAACGCCGACATCGACGCAGAGCGCGCGATCCTCGACGTCATCACCACCGCCAGACCCGAAGACGCTGTCGAGGCCGAGGAGTCTGGCCGAAGCGGCAGTTCGACCACATCGCGACGGTGGCTCGTCGACCCGTTGTGCGGCACACTCAACTTCGCCGCGCAGACACCCCTGGTCGCCGTGAACGTCGCACTCCTGCGCGATGCGCGGACGTTGATCGCGGTCTCAGCTGACCCGATCGGCGAAGAACTGTTCTGGACAGACGGACAGCATGCGGCCGTCAGGATGAGCGGCGGCGACGCCCTGCTACAACCGACCTCCGAGTCGAGGCTGGTCGACATCAACTGCGACGGCCCGCTCGACCGACCGTTCCTCGGCCCACAGCTCATCGCCGACCCAGCGTTCCGCGCAACTTTCGGGCCCCGCGTCATGTCGACGACCCTCGCCCTGGCCTGGGTAGCGGCAGGCCGTCGTGCCGGGTACCTCAGCGACGGCAACTTCGTCGGCAACGTCCACTTCGCCGCCGGAATCGCACTGTGCCGTGCTGCCGGATGCGTCGTCACCGATCTACGCGGCGGCCAACTGGAGGGTGGACGAGGCCTGATCGCGGCTGCCGACGCAGACACTCACGACAAGCTGGTGGGCCTGGTGGCGCCCCACCTCGAGGTCCCCGGCCCTCGGTAA
- a CDS encoding aminoglycoside phosphotransferase family protein, translated as MPGLHHDELAVDVHLVRRLIDRSLPQYADLRLQSLASSGSSNALFRLGDSLLVRLPRQPGGSTTIEKEARWLPVVAQGVTVGVPEIVAVGEPGFGYPEKWAVTTWLKGQVPTVPWGVDGGSSRRVAQDLATFLTELREVGIPASVNNEPALVWYRGGHLADMDSEFRQRVVECRQLGDLGLDLDRALKVWDDALAAEQATDPLTTWYHGDLLAENLLIRYGELAAVLDFGGLGVGDPSVDLIVAWEVLDSQGRQIFRSATGVDDAAWAKGMGWALLIGVITFPYYWHTMPARCAARRSMVAAVLAEA; from the coding sequence GTGCCCGGACTCCATCACGACGAGCTTGCTGTCGACGTTCACTTGGTCCGCCGGTTGATCGACCGGTCGCTGCCCCAGTACGCCGACCTGAGACTCCAATCCCTTGCGTCGTCGGGTTCCTCGAACGCACTGTTCAGGCTGGGGGACTCCCTTCTCGTCAGGCTGCCGCGCCAGCCCGGCGGTTCGACCACCATCGAGAAGGAAGCTCGCTGGCTGCCCGTGGTCGCTCAGGGCGTGACGGTGGGAGTCCCTGAGATTGTTGCGGTCGGCGAACCTGGGTTCGGCTATCCAGAGAAGTGGGCCGTGACCACCTGGCTGAAGGGCCAGGTCCCGACGGTGCCCTGGGGTGTCGATGGCGGCAGTTCGCGCCGCGTCGCCCAGGACCTGGCGACGTTCCTGACCGAGTTGCGTGAGGTTGGGATCCCGGCGTCTGTGAACAACGAGCCTGCCCTGGTCTGGTACCGCGGCGGCCACTTGGCGGACATGGACAGCGAGTTCCGGCAGCGGGTCGTCGAGTGCCGACAGCTAGGCGATCTGGGTCTCGACCTCGACCGCGCACTCAAAGTCTGGGACGACGCCTTGGCTGCCGAGCAGGCCACCGATCCGCTCACGACCTGGTACCACGGTGACCTGCTCGCGGAGAACTTGCTGATTCGCTACGGCGAACTTGCCGCCGTGCTGGACTTCGGAGGGCTCGGGGTAGGCGATCCCTCGGTGGACCTCATCGTCGCCTGGGAGGTGCTCGACTCGCAGGGGCGGCAGATCTTCAGATCTGCGACAGGCGTGGACGACGCGGCCTGGGCGAAGGGCATGGGATGGGCGCTGCTGATCGGGGTGATCACCTTCCCCTACTACTGGCACACAATGCCGGCCCGCTGCGCCGCCCGGCGTTCGATGGTTGCCGCGGTGCTCGCAGAGGCCTGA
- a CDS encoding ThiF family adenylyltransferase yields the protein MTPRRFSVAMTEAFDETLTRHLIRSDGQEDLCLAMYAPSTGAGRDTALLREACLPREGEREVHGNATVTGRYVLRVARQARLLGLGMVILHSHPGGSGWQELSDLDADAEASYAHLVEQVTGHPLVGMTLAGKDHAWSARRWSAAGSAVDHVDAESVRVLGARLEVSWNDRLVPVPAPMPSQLRTVSAWGERTQADMARLRVLVVGAGSVGMDVAIRLAATGIEKVAVMDFDVVKEVNRDRLVAATRRDALLRVPKIDVAERASRSAATAAAFAFGRHQLDVTSTRGQSTALDYDVIFSCVDRPWPRAVLNQIAYTDLIPVIDGGIGIDTFETGQMRNATVRTHIVRPGRPCLQCNGQLDPAQVARDRLGLFDDPTYIERSGQPVPGKQNVAMLSASVMASQLALFVSLVVAPSKFGEPGPLRFSLTTHRLEHVQATTSPACVYENLVAHGDQRMPLAQTVADAPTNGSMAVRAVVGLVARYVVALVRWTSRRR from the coding sequence ATGACCCCGCGGCGCTTCTCGGTCGCGATGACCGAGGCATTCGACGAGACCCTGACGCGGCACCTGATCCGCTCCGACGGCCAGGAAGACCTCTGCCTGGCCATGTACGCACCTTCCACGGGTGCCGGGCGCGACACGGCGCTGCTCCGCGAGGCCTGCCTTCCGCGCGAGGGTGAGCGGGAGGTCCACGGCAACGCCACCGTCACCGGCCGGTACGTCCTGCGGGTCGCACGCCAAGCTCGCCTCCTCGGTCTGGGCATGGTGATCCTCCACTCCCACCCCGGGGGGAGCGGTTGGCAGGAGCTCAGCGACCTCGACGCCGACGCAGAGGCGTCCTATGCCCACCTGGTCGAGCAGGTCACCGGCCACCCGCTGGTCGGAATGACCCTCGCCGGCAAAGACCACGCGTGGTCGGCCCGCCGGTGGAGTGCCGCCGGAAGCGCCGTGGATCACGTCGACGCCGAGAGTGTTCGGGTCCTGGGCGCACGGCTCGAGGTCAGCTGGAACGACCGGTTGGTCCCGGTTCCAGCCCCGATGCCCAGCCAGCTGCGCACCGTCTCGGCGTGGGGCGAGCGCACTCAGGCCGATATGGCGCGTCTGCGTGTCCTGGTGGTCGGTGCCGGCAGCGTGGGCATGGACGTGGCCATCCGGCTGGCCGCGACCGGTATCGAGAAGGTCGCGGTGATGGACTTCGACGTCGTCAAGGAGGTGAACCGCGACCGCCTGGTCGCCGCGACTCGCCGTGACGCCCTGCTCAGGGTCCCTAAGATCGACGTCGCCGAGCGTGCGAGCCGCAGCGCGGCGACCGCCGCCGCCTTTGCATTCGGCCGCCACCAGCTCGACGTCACCAGCACCCGGGGCCAGAGCACGGCTCTGGACTATGACGTGATCTTCTCCTGCGTCGACCGGCCCTGGCCCAGGGCCGTCCTCAACCAGATCGCCTACACCGACCTGATCCCGGTCATCGACGGTGGGATCGGGATCGACACCTTCGAGACCGGGCAGATGCGCAACGCCACCGTGCGCACCCACATCGTCCGACCCGGCCGTCCCTGCCTGCAGTGCAACGGCCAGCTCGATCCCGCGCAGGTCGCCCGCGATCGACTTGGGCTGTTCGATGACCCGACCTACATCGAGAGGTCCGGCCAGCCCGTGCCCGGGAAGCAGAACGTGGCGATGCTGTCGGCCTCGGTCATGGCCTCGCAGCTGGCGTTGTTCGTCTCCCTCGTGGTGGCACCGTCGAAGTTCGGCGAGCCCGGCCCGCTGCGCTTCAGCCTCACCACCCACCGGCTCGAGCACGTCCAAGCCACCACCAGCCCCGCCTGCGTCTACGAGAACCTCGTTGCCCACGGGGACCAGCGGATGCCCTTGGCGCAGACCGTCGCCGACGCCCCCACCAACGGGTCGATGGCGGTCAGGGCGGTGGTCGGCCTGGTAGCGCGCTACGTCGTCGCGTTGGTCAGGTGGACGAGCCGCCGCCGCTAG
- a CDS encoding ImmA/IrrE family metallo-endopeptidase, with protein MKTLEDCVGAALAVLTPEVRVGFAADPITVLRDELGLKVQHAEHLTEQRGDGGVCDGVSFLQDRVILYAPTPYSRRENFTLAHELGHWLVTQTLPIYDWLFEQPDPNQELETVCDRIAQQLLLAQSDIDQVLRGAPVEARHVLDLYERSNASIPACAVALASRLPGLGAVVIVEGGSGLDSAVVRYASVRPDPERGWPKVYPWPGQQVPAGHPLRHISDRRSIRRRSFWAMSWGERADFYLDAVEMRGRWVAVMADTDLWDAERFHPNTVREFDQRAEREIHCCGQTQKVRGYPCPTCDEVHCPKCGKCRCERQQDELVLCAGGCFLKFRPNLLVNGLCEECR; from the coding sequence ATGAAGACGCTCGAGGACTGCGTCGGAGCCGCGCTCGCGGTTCTCACACCGGAGGTACGCGTCGGTTTTGCCGCCGATCCGATCACGGTGCTCCGCGACGAACTTGGCCTGAAGGTCCAGCACGCCGAACACCTCACTGAGCAACGAGGCGATGGCGGGGTCTGCGACGGCGTCTCCTTCCTCCAGGACCGGGTGATCCTCTACGCGCCCACTCCCTACAGCCGCCGGGAGAACTTCACGCTGGCCCACGAATTGGGGCACTGGCTGGTCACCCAGACCCTGCCGATCTACGACTGGCTCTTCGAGCAGCCCGACCCCAACCAGGAACTCGAGACGGTCTGCGACCGCATCGCCCAACAGCTGCTGCTTGCTCAGTCCGACATCGACCAGGTCCTCCGGGGCGCGCCTGTGGAGGCCCGGCACGTCCTCGACCTCTACGAGCGCAGTAACGCAAGCATCCCCGCATGTGCCGTCGCCCTCGCCTCGCGACTGCCCGGACTCGGCGCTGTGGTGATCGTCGAAGGGGGCTCTGGACTCGATTCGGCGGTGGTGCGCTACGCGAGCGTCCGTCCGGACCCGGAACGGGGCTGGCCGAAGGTCTACCCGTGGCCAGGACAGCAAGTCCCTGCAGGTCACCCGCTCCGGCACATCAGCGATCGTCGCTCTATCCGGCGGCGCAGCTTCTGGGCGATGTCGTGGGGAGAGCGGGCCGACTTCTACCTCGACGCCGTCGAGATGCGCGGCCGCTGGGTCGCCGTTATGGCGGACACCGACCTGTGGGATGCGGAGAGGTTCCATCCCAACACGGTGCGCGAGTTCGATCAGCGGGCAGAACGCGAGATCCACTGCTGTGGACAGACCCAGAAGGTCCGCGGATACCCGTGCCCGACCTGCGACGAGGTGCACTGCCCCAAGTGCGGCAAGTGCCGCTGCGAGCGCCAGCAGGACGAGCTGGTCCTGTGCGCGGGCGGATGCTTCCTGAAGTTCCGCCCGAACCTGCTCGTCAACGGCCTGTGCGAAGAGTGCCGCTAA
- a CDS encoding RNA polymerase sigma factor — translation MGALFLEHREVMYSVAYSLLRTDRHNRAEDVIGEVMISIVKNPPRQEVRSWEAFLVRAVQNKVRDLWKSAAHRHERLVIDEASPLEDERHGGDQVDDDPAPGVVEMIGRQQRVQAVQEAMAELEAWDRQAAYALWQCAGLERSSQEVANELGVSSSRVRQLSAKARKELINILGAKEVDL, via the coding sequence ATGGGCGCGCTGTTTCTGGAGCATCGCGAGGTCATGTACAGCGTCGCCTACTCGCTGCTGCGCACCGATCGGCACAACCGAGCCGAGGACGTGATCGGCGAGGTGATGATCTCCATCGTCAAGAACCCACCGCGCCAGGAGGTGCGCAGCTGGGAGGCGTTCTTGGTCCGAGCGGTCCAGAACAAGGTCCGGGACCTGTGGAAGTCGGCCGCGCACCGGCACGAGCGGCTCGTGATCGACGAGGCCAGCCCACTCGAGGACGAGCGGCACGGCGGCGACCAGGTTGACGACGATCCTGCTCCCGGTGTCGTTGAGATGATCGGGCGTCAGCAGAGAGTGCAGGCGGTGCAGGAGGCGATGGCCGAGCTGGAGGCGTGGGACCGCCAGGCGGCCTACGCGCTGTGGCAGTGCGCGGGGCTGGAGCGGTCCTCCCAGGAGGTCGCCAACGAGCTCGGGGTATCGAGCTCGCGGGTCAGGCAGCTCTCGGCGAAGGCGAGGAAGGAATTGATCAACATCTTGGGGGCGAAGGAGGTGGACCTATGA
- a CDS encoding transposase: MRPRDIAGKTRRRMAAEEIADLVAVDAKLKKIKAELKAAVTARGSHLMDIYGIGPAGAARVLADVGDVARFADRNRFASWTGTAPLDASSGEQARHRLSRAGNRRMNHVLHVAAIVQIRHDTKGRAYYRRKLAAGKTPMEALRCLKRRLSDVVYRQLIADAQQQDGADPGGHCGAALQSSAVDSHPLIDTSDQPLPGPANPTLRPESDPVKNLVPSTR, encoded by the coding sequence GTGCGACCCCGTGACATCGCCGGCAAGACCCGCCGCCGGATGGCCGCCGAAGAGATAGCCGACCTGGTCGCAGTCGACGCCAAGCTCAAGAAGATCAAGGCCGAGCTGAAGGCCGCGGTCACCGCCCGCGGGTCGCACCTGATGGACATCTACGGCATCGGACCGGCAGGCGCGGCCCGCGTGCTGGCCGACGTCGGCGACGTAGCCCGGTTCGCCGACCGCAACCGGTTCGCGTCCTGGACCGGCACCGCGCCACTGGACGCCTCCTCAGGCGAGCAAGCCCGCCACCGGTTATCGCGGGCCGGGAATCGGCGGATGAACCACGTCCTGCACGTCGCCGCGATCGTGCAGATCCGCCACGACACCAAAGGCCGCGCCTACTACCGCCGCAAGCTCGCCGCCGGCAAGACACCGATGGAAGCACTGCGCTGCCTCAAACGGCGCCTGTCCGACGTCGTCTACCGCCAGCTCATCGCCGACGCTCAACAGCAGGATGGAGCGGATCCGGGAGGGCACTGCGGGGCGGCTCTTCAATCCAGCGCGGTCGACTCGCACCCGCTCATCGACACTTCGGATCAGCCACTTCCCGGACCCGCGAACCCGACGCTACGCCCAGAGAGCGACCCCGTGAAGAACCTCGTTCCAAGCACCCGTTGA
- a CDS encoding IS3 family transposase (programmed frameshift) — translation MPKPYPKEFRDDVVNVARNREPGQTIKQIAADFGIAESCLRNWLQQADVEDGLKPGTTAADNAELREAKKRIRLLEQENEVLRRAAAYLSQANLPKMMYPLVRELAADGIPVTVTCRVLDLARQPYYRWLDNPVTDAELAEAYLANALFDAHRDDPEFGYRYLADEARDAGHKACDRTMWRVCSRNGWWSAFGKKRGKNGKKPGPPVHDDLVQRDFTADAPNQLWLADITEHWTGEGKLYLCAIKDVFSNRIVGYSISDRMKSRLAVDALNSAVARRGEVAGCILHTDRGSQFRSRKFVRALHHHDMVGSMGKVGAAGDNAAMESFFALLQKNVLDRRAWTSRQELRIAIVTWIERTYHRRRRQAALGRLTPIEYETIMTTPATQAA, via the exons GTGCCCAAGCCCTATCCCAAGGAGTTCCGCGACGACGTCGTGAACGTCGCTCGCAACCGTGAGCCGGGGCAGACGATCAAGCAGATCGCTGCCGACTTCGGCATCGCTGAGTCGTGCCTGCGCAACTGGCTGCAGCAGGCTGATGTGGAGGACGGTCTCAAGCCCGGCACCACCGCCGCGGACAACGCCGAGCTGCGTGAGGCCAAGAAGCGGATCCGGCTGCTGGAACAGGAGAACGAGGTCCTGCGGCGTGCCGCGGCGTACCTGTCGCAGGCGAACCTGCCG AAAATGATGTACCCGCTCGTCCGCGAGCTGGCCGCCGACGGGATCCCCGTGACGGTGACGTGCCGGGTGCTCGACCTTGCCCGCCAGCCCTACTACCGCTGGCTCGACAACCCGGTCACCGACGCCGAGCTGGCCGAGGCGTACCTGGCCAACGCCCTGTTCGACGCCCACCGCGACGACCCCGAGTTCGGCTACCGCTACCTCGCCGACGAGGCACGCGACGCCGGCCACAAGGCGTGCGACCGGACGATGTGGCGGGTCTGCTCGCGCAACGGCTGGTGGAGCGCGTTCGGCAAGAAGCGCGGGAAGAACGGCAAGAAGCCCGGCCCGCCGGTCCACGACGACCTCGTGCAACGCGACTTCACCGCCGACGCCCCCAACCAGCTGTGGCTGGCCGACATCACCGAACACTGGACCGGCGAGGGCAAGCTCTACCTGTGTGCGATCAAGGACGTGTTCTCCAACCGGATCGTGGGCTACTCCATCAGCGACCGGATGAAGTCACGCCTGGCCGTGGACGCCCTCAACAGCGCCGTCGCCCGGCGTGGTGAGGTCGCCGGCTGCATCCTGCACACCGACCGGGGATCGCAGTTCCGGTCCAGGAAGTTCGTCCGCGCCCTGCACCACCACGACATGGTCGGGTCGATGGGCAAGGTCGGCGCCGCCGGCGACAACGCCGCCATGGAGTCGTTCTTCGCGCTGCTGCAGAAGAACGTCCTCGACCGCCGCGCGTGGACCAGCCGCCAGGAGCTGCGGATCGCGATCGTGACCTGGATCGAGAGGACCTACCACCGACGCCGCAGGCAAGCAGCCCTCGGCCGATTGACCCCCATCGAGTACGAGACCATCATGACCACACCTGCCACTCAGGCGGCCTGA
- the erm gene encoding 23S ribosomal RNA methyltransferase Erm: MPTYRGGRHEHGQNFLTDPSTIATITRLVAATEGPIIEIGPGDGALTTPLAQLGRPVTAVEIDTRLAQRLTQRLPSHVEVVADDFLTYRLPTSAHVLVGNLPFHQTTAILRRILHSPAWTDAIVLVQWEVARRRAGVGGATMMTAQWAPWFEFTLHSRVPARAFTPRPGVDGGILTIHRREHPLLSPTRRRQFHALVHRVYTGPGRGLAQILARTASLGSPQTAQAWLTRHGMTAAGLPKDMPVEAWVDLFKTTGSSPPAHRAQTQQVKSRRRRR; encoded by the coding sequence GTGCCTACCTATCGAGGTGGCCGTCATGAGCACGGCCAGAACTTCCTGACTGACCCATCCACCATTGCCACGATCACACGGCTCGTGGCTGCCACCGAGGGCCCGATCATCGAGATCGGCCCCGGTGACGGAGCACTCACCACCCCGCTGGCCCAGCTCGGGCGACCGGTGACAGCCGTCGAGATCGACACCAGGCTCGCCCAACGCTTGACCCAACGACTCCCGTCGCACGTGGAGGTCGTCGCCGACGACTTCCTGACCTACCGGCTTCCAACATCTGCGCATGTGCTCGTCGGCAACCTGCCGTTTCACCAGACCACGGCCATACTGCGCCGCATCCTGCACTCCCCGGCATGGACCGATGCAATCGTGCTCGTGCAATGGGAAGTCGCGCGGCGCAGAGCGGGCGTCGGCGGTGCCACGATGATGACGGCGCAATGGGCGCCTTGGTTCGAGTTCACGCTGCACAGTCGTGTTCCCGCTCGCGCGTTCACCCCGCGTCCGGGAGTCGACGGCGGAATCCTCACCATCCACCGTCGCGAACATCCGCTGCTGTCCCCGACACGGCGACGCCAGTTCCATGCCCTGGTCCACCGCGTCTACACCGGCCCCGGCCGCGGGCTGGCCCAAATCCTCGCGCGCACCGCCTCACTCGGGTCACCACAGACCGCACAGGCGTGGCTGACACGCCACGGCATGACCGCTGCAGGACTCCCGAAGGACATGCCCGTCGAGGCATGGGTGGACTTGTTCAAGACCACCGGTTCTTCACCGCCTGCACACCGTGCGCAGACGCAGCAGGTGAAGTCGAGGAGGCGCCGTCGATGA
- a CDS encoding transposase, producing the protein MSKTKGVIIGVDPHKMSVTIEVVDTHERLLGSGRFETTNAGYAAMQRYVKQWPDRLWAVEGANGAGRPLAQRLVAAGEQVVDVPAKLAARVRLFDTGHNRKTDALDAHSIAVVAVRTEGLRVLVEDGELEALRMLTDRRDELARPPTSPDRQPATTTPQRTTAWPAQTRPVRRPGQGDARHRATP; encoded by the coding sequence ATGAGCAAGACGAAGGGCGTGATCATCGGGGTCGACCCCCACAAGATGTCGGTGACGATCGAGGTCGTCGACACCCACGAACGGCTCCTCGGCAGCGGACGGTTTGAGACCACCAACGCCGGGTACGCCGCGATGCAGCGGTACGTGAAGCAGTGGCCCGACCGACTCTGGGCCGTCGAGGGAGCCAACGGCGCCGGTCGTCCACTGGCCCAACGACTCGTCGCCGCCGGCGAGCAGGTCGTCGACGTGCCAGCCAAGCTCGCCGCACGCGTGCGGCTCTTCGACACCGGCCACAACCGCAAGACCGACGCCCTGGACGCCCACTCCATCGCGGTCGTCGCGGTCCGCACCGAGGGCCTGCGGGTGCTGGTCGAGGACGGTGAGCTCGAAGCCTTGCGGATGCTCACCGACCGCCGCGACGAGCTCGCTCGCCCACCAACGAGTCCAGACCGTCAACCGGCTACAACGACTCCTCAGCGAACTACTGCCTGGCCAGCGCAAACGCGACCTGTCCGCCGCCCAGGCCAAGGCGATGCACGTCACCGTGCGACCCCGTGA
- a CDS encoding transposase has translation MAAEEIADLVAVDAKLKKIKAELKAAVTARGSHLMDIYGIGPAGAARVLADVGDVARFADRNRFASWTGTAPLDASSGEQARHRLSRAGNRRMNHVLHVAAIVQIRHDTKGRAYYRRKLAAGKTPMEALRCLKRRLSDVVYRQLIADAQQQDGADPGGHCGAALQSSAVDSHPLIDTSDQPLPGPANPTLRPESDPVKNLVPSTR, from the coding sequence ATGGCCGCCGAAGAGATAGCCGACCTGGTCGCAGTCGACGCCAAGCTCAAGAAGATCAAGGCCGAGCTGAAGGCCGCGGTCACCGCCCGCGGGTCGCACCTGATGGACATCTACGGCATCGGACCGGCAGGCGCGGCCCGCGTGCTGGCCGACGTCGGCGACGTAGCCCGGTTCGCCGACCGCAACCGGTTCGCGTCCTGGACCGGCACCGCGCCACTGGACGCCTCCTCAGGCGAGCAAGCCCGCCACCGGCTATCGCGGGCCGGGAATCGGCGGATGAACCACGTCCTGCACGTCGCCGCGATCGTGCAGATCCGCCACGACACCAAAGGCCGCGCCTACTACCGCCGCAAGCTCGCCGCCGGCAAGACACCGATGGAAGCACTGCGCTGCCTCAAACGGCGCCTGTCCGACGTCGTCTACCGCCAGCTCATCGCCGACGCTCAACAGCAGGATGGAGCGGATCCGGGAGGGCACTGCGGAGCGGCTCTTCAATCCAGCGCGGTCGACTCGCACCCGCTCATCGACACTTCGGATCAGCCACTTCCCGGACCCGCGAACCCGACGCTACGCCCAGAGAGCGACCCCGTGAAGAACCTCGTTCCAAGCACCCGTTGA